In one window of Dromaius novaehollandiae isolate bDroNov1 chromosome W, bDroNov1.hap1, whole genome shotgun sequence DNA:
- the LOC135324461 gene encoding choline transporter-like protein 1 — protein sequence MGCCSCTAQNSKREWKPLEDHSCTDVPWLLLFILFHMGMGFICGFSIATGAAARLLLGYDSYGNICGQKNVKVEGIVNSGLDLTQKNSCREREDFQLYNCGSGNLKLFSFSSAGRLAHMPEEHF from the exons AACTCCAAACGAGAGTGGAAACCTCTGGAGGACCACAGTTGTACAGATGTACCATGGCTGCTCCTGTTCATCCTCTTCCATATGGGAATG GGTTTTATCTGTGGTTTTTCAATAGCTACAGGAGCAGCTGCAAGACTGCTTTTAGGATATGACAGTTATGGAAATATCTGTGGACAAAAAAATGTCAAGGTGGAGGGAATAGTCAACAGTGGTCTGGACCTCACACAGAAGAA TTCTTGTAGAGAAAGGGAGGACTTTCAGCTCTACAACTGTGGTTCTGGAAATCTGAAGTTATTTTCATTTAGTTCTGCTGGCAGG ctggccCATATGCCAGAGGAACATTTCTAG